The DNA window CACAGGCCTGCGCATCGGTGTGCTCGCGCTTCAGGGCGACTTCCGCGAGCACCTCCGGGCCGTTGAAGCGGCCGGTGCGACCGGCGTCGGGATCCGGCGCCCGGCCGAACTCGACAACCTGGACGGGATCATCATTCCCGGCGGTGAATCGACCACCATCGACAAGCTCGCGCGTGCCTTTGAACTGGCGGATCCGTTGCGGCAGCGCATTGCCGATGGTCTGCCCGTGTACGGCTCCTGCGCCGGGATGATCCTGCTCGCCCACGACATCGCCGACCCCGCCACGGATCTCGCCGGAAACCCGCAGCAGACCTTCGGCGGGCTGGACATCACCGTGCGCCGCAACGCGTTCGGCCGCCAGCGTGAGTCGTTCGAAACCGATCTCGACTTCAAGGGCCTGGATTTCAGCGCCACAGCCGCGGGCGTCGCCCCGGTCCACGCGGTGTTCATCCGCGGGCCCTGGGTGGAGCGCGTCGGCCCCGGCGTCGAGGTGCTCGCCCAGGTTGAACCGGCGGACCCCGCGCACGCGTCCCACGCAGCCCATCTGCAGGGGACGGCTAGAATTGTTGCAGTGCGTTCCGGCCACCTGCTGGCCACCTCGTTCCATCCGGAAGTGACGGGGGAGAAGCGCGTGCATGAACTTTTTATCCGAATGATCAGAGGAGAAGCGTAAAGCATGTCAGGCCACTCCAAATGGGCAACGACCAAGCACAAGAAGGCCATCCTTGATAGCCGCCGGGCCAAGTCGTTCGCCAAGCTGATCAAGAACATTGAAGTTGCTGCCCGGATGGGCGGCCCGGACCTGGCCGGCAACCCCAGCCTGGAACTCGCTGTCACCAAGGCGAAGAAGACCTCAGTCCCCGCGGACAACATCGACCGTGCCATCAAGCGCGGCGCGGGCCTCACCGGCGAAGTCGTGGACTACACGGAAATCATGTACGAATGCCGCGGCCCGCAGGGTTCGGCGCTCCTGATCGAGTGCCTCACCGACAACAAGAACCGGGCAGCTTCCGAGGTCCGGCTGGCCATTTCCCGCAACGGCGGCACCATCGCCGATCCCGGTTCCGTCAGCTACCTCTTCTCCCGCAAGGGTGTGGTGACGCTGCCCAAGAACGGGCTCGGCGAGGACGACGTCCTGATGGCGGTGCTCGACGCCGGCGCCGAGGAAGTCAAGGACAACGGCGACACCTTTGAAATCCACTCGGACCCGAAGGATCTGCAGGCTGTCCGCGATGCCCTCAAGGAAGCCGGGATCGAATACGACACCGACGAGGCCGAGTTCGTGCCCTCCATGGAGGTGCCGCTTGACCTGGATGCCGCCAAGAAGTTCATGAAGCTCGTGGACGCGCTGGAAGACCTCGACGATGTCCAGAACGTCTACAGCAACGCCGACCTCAGCGACGAAGTGCAGGCCGCACTGGAAGCCGAGTGATCCTGCAGTCCTGTAGTGACTCTGAGGCCCGGCCTTGACCCTGCGCGTGTTGGGAGTCGACCCGGGCCTCACCCGTTGCGGCATCGGCGTGGTGGACGTCGAGAAGAACCGCCGCGCCACCATGGTGGCCGTCGGCGTGGTGGGCACGTCCCCCGAGGAGTCGCTGGACCAGCGCCTGCTCGTCATAGCCCTCGCCATTGACGACTGGCTCGACCGCTACGAGCCGCACGTGCTCGCGGTGGAACGTGTTTTCTCCCAGCTGAACGTCAGCACGGTCATGGGTGTGGCGCAGGCTTCCGGCGTCGTCATCGCGGCAGCCGCCCGGCGCGGCATCCCGGTGGCGCTCCACACGCCGTCGGAAGTCAAGGCGGCCGTCACCGGCAGCGGCAACTCAAACAAGGACGCCGTCACCAAACTCGTGACCAAGATCCTCCGCCTCGACGCACCGCCGCGTCCGGCGGACGCCGCCGACGCCCTGGCCCTTGCCATCACCCACGCCTGGCGGGCGGGCAGCGGAGCGGCCGTGGCCACCACCGGACCGGGATCGCTGTCTCTTATACACATCTGATGTGTATAAGAGACAGGGCCGACGCGGAGGCAAAGGCGCGCCGTGCGCGCTGATTTTCCGCGGCCCTTGCTAGGGTATTCGTAGATATGTTCGGATAGTCGGTCTTTGCCGGCGGTAGTTCAGGAGCCCGGCCTTGATAAGTTTTCTCCGCGGAACCGTAGCGCACGTTGGCCTGTCCACGGCCGTGATCGATCTCAACGGCGCCGGAATGAGCGTTAACGCCACACCGCAGACCCTCAGCAAGCTGCGCACCGGCGACGAAGGCAAGCTGTTCACGTCCCTGATCGTCCGCGAGGACTCGCTGACGCTGTTCGGCTTCGCCTCCGACGACGAACGGGAGGTCTTCGATGTCCTGCTCAGCGTCAGCGGCGTCGGCCCGCGGCTTGCGCTGGCCGTCCTGGCCGTCCACGATCCCGAAGCGATCCGCGTCGCGGCGCACACCGGTGACAGCAAGACATTCACCAAGGTCCCCGGCATCGGCCCGAAGGTAGCCGGCCGCATCGTCCTGGAGCTGGCCGGAAAACTCGTTCCGCACGGCACTCCGGCAGCTGCCGCCCCTGCCGCCTCGGCGGAATCGGTCTGGAAACCGCAGGTGGTGGCCGCCATGACCAGCCTCGGCTGGTCCGAGAAGGACGCCACGGGCAGCATCGACAAAGCACTGGCCGATTCACCCGACCTTGCGGACCAGGGAAATGTCGCCGAGATCCTGCGCACCACGCTGCGCTGGCTCGGCCAGGACGGTGCCCGCGCCGGCAACCGGGTAGGCAGCCGTGGCTGAACCGTCCCTCGTAGCCGGGGGAGAAGAGCCGGAGGAGCGGGCCATCGAGGCCGCCCTTCGGCCGAAGAACCTCCACGACTTCGTGGGACAGCACCGGGTCCGCAAGCAGCTCTCCCTCGTGCTGCAGGCATCCCGGATGCGGGGCCGCAGCGCGGACCACGTGCTCTTTTCCGGCCCGCCCGGTCTCGGTAAGACCACCCTCGCCATGATCGTCGCCGCGGAAATGAACGCGCCGCTGCGCATCAGCAGCGGCCCCGCCATCCAGCACGCCGGGGATCTCGCCGCCATTCTCTCCTC is part of the Arthrobacter sp. KBS0703 genome and encodes:
- the pdxT gene encoding pyridoxal 5'-phosphate synthase glutaminase subunit PdxT — protein: MTNPLSTALPRPRSGTRSGAPSGAGTGLRIGVLALQGDFREHLRAVEAAGATGVGIRRPAELDNLDGIIIPGGESTTIDKLARAFELADPLRQRIADGLPVYGSCAGMILLAHDIADPATDLAGNPQQTFGGLDITVRRNAFGRQRESFETDLDFKGLDFSATAAGVAPVHAVFIRGPWVERVGPGVEVLAQVEPADPAHASHAAHLQGTARIVAVRSGHLLATSFHPEVTGEKRVHELFIRMIRGEA
- a CDS encoding YebC/PmpR family DNA-binding transcriptional regulator, with product MSGHSKWATTKHKKAILDSRRAKSFAKLIKNIEVAARMGGPDLAGNPSLELAVTKAKKTSVPADNIDRAIKRGAGLTGEVVDYTEIMYECRGPQGSALLIECLTDNKNRAASEVRLAISRNGGTIADPGSVSYLFSRKGVVTLPKNGLGEDDVLMAVLDAGAEEVKDNGDTFEIHSDPKDLQAVRDALKEAGIEYDTDEAEFVPSMEVPLDLDAAKKFMKLVDALEDLDDVQNVYSNADLSDEVQAALEAE
- the ruvA gene encoding Holliday junction branch migration protein RuvA — protein: MISFLRGTVAHVGLSTAVIDLNGAGMSVNATPQTLSKLRTGDEGKLFTSLIVREDSLTLFGFASDDEREVFDVLLSVSGVGPRLALAVLAVHDPEAIRVAAHTGDSKTFTKVPGIGPKVAGRIVLELAGKLVPHGTPAAAAPAASAESVWKPQVVAAMTSLGWSEKDATGSIDKALADSPDLADQGNVAEILRTTLRWLGQDGARAGNRVGSRG